Proteins encoded by one window of Chromobacterium violaceum ATCC 12472:
- a CDS encoding MarR family transcriptional regulator: MSLNKEDFERLADFRYRLRRFLRFSEDLAQDNGITPLQYLLLLQLKGYPGRSWATVAELAERLQSHHHSVVGLVSRCEGQMLVRRQPGREDRRCVEVHLQPKGEELVARLAGAHRDELIALQQAGGHLSLDLLLQTKLQLQLPEELG, from the coding sequence ATGAGTTTGAACAAGGAAGATTTTGAACGGCTGGCGGATTTCCGCTACCGGCTGCGCCGCTTTTTGCGGTTCAGCGAGGACCTGGCGCAGGATAACGGCATCACCCCGCTGCAGTACCTGCTGCTGCTGCAATTGAAAGGCTATCCGGGCCGCAGCTGGGCGACGGTGGCGGAACTGGCGGAGCGGCTGCAGTCCCATCATCACAGCGTGGTGGGGCTGGTCAGCCGCTGCGAGGGGCAAATGCTGGTGCGGCGCCAGCCGGGGCGCGAGGACAGGCGCTGCGTGGAAGTGCATCTGCAGCCCAAGGGCGAGGAGCTGGTGGCGCGGCTGGCCGGCGCGCACCGCGACGAGCTGATCGCGCTGCAGCAGGCCGGCGGCCATCTGTCGCTGGACCTGCTGCTGCAGACCAAGCTGCAATTACAGCTGCCGGAGGAGCTGGGCTAG